CCTCGGGCACCCAGCCCAGGCTGTGCGCCAGCAGTCCGATGATCGCCGGGGCGTCGAGACCTCGCTCGCGAAGCACATCCAGCGCATCGGAGCCGTCGCGTTTGGAGAGACGCTCGCCAGCTTCATCGCGCATCAGCGGCACGTGCCAGAAGCGGGGGGGCGGCTGGTCAAACGCCTCAAAGAGCGCGATCTGGCGCGCGGTGGAGTCGAGCAGGTCGTCACCCCGCACCACATCGCTGATGCCCATCAACGCGTCATCCAGGACGACGGCGAGCTGGTAGGCGAAGATGTCGTCGGCCCGGCGCAGCACGAAGTCGCCGACGTCTTCAGCCAGATGCTGGCGCTGCACCCCGCAGATGAGGTCTTCAAAGACAACCTCGCGCTCGCCGGCCACAAAACGCCAGGCGGGAGGGCGATCGGGGCGCTCCTGCTGGCGGGCTTCGCGCTCCGAGGCGCTTAAATGGCGGCAGCTGCCCGGGTAGATGATGCCACCGGGGCCGTGAGGGGCGCTGGCGGCCTCGGCGATGTCTTTGCGGGAGCAATAGCAAGGGTAGACCAGGCCCCGGGCTTGCAGGCGCAGCAGCGCGGCCTGGTAGAGCCCCACACGCTCCGACTGATTGTAGGGGCCGGCCGGACCTCCGAGCTCCGGGCCTTCGTCCCAGTCGAGGCCCAGCCAGCGCAGGTCGTCGAGGATCTTTTCTGCGCTGCCCTCACGCACCCGAGGCTGGTCGAGATCTTCGATGCGCATCACAAAACGCGCACCGGCCTGGCGGGCCTGCAGCCAGGCGACCAGCGCGGTGCGCAGGTTGCCGGTGTGCAGGTCGCCGGTGGGGCTTGGGGCGTAGCGCCCGGCGGGGCCCTGACGGCGAAGATCAGCGGCGCGCTCAA
This genomic stretch from Lujinxingia sediminis harbors:
- the gluQRS gene encoding tRNA glutamyl-Q(34) synthetase GluQRS, translating into MPLPDLDPLFERAADLRRQGPAGRYAPSPTGDLHTGNLRTALVAWLQARQAGARFVMRIEDLDQPRVREGSAEKILDDLRWLGLDWDEGPELGGPAGPYNQSERVGLYQAALLRLQARGLVYPCYCSRKDIAEAASAPHGPGGIIYPGSCRHLSASEREARQQERPDRPPAWRFVAGEREVVFEDLICGVQRQHLAEDVGDFVLRRADDIFAYQLAVVLDDALMGISDVVRGDDLLDSTARQIALFEAFDQPPPRFWHVPLMRDEAGERLSKRDGSDALDVLRERGLDAPAIIGLLAHSLGWVPEGARLSAPELLDELSPSALSALRDHPERH